A region from the Halomicroarcula saliterrae genome encodes:
- a CDS encoding CbtA family protein — protein MPTDYLTRGALAGTAGGLAYGLFMATVGNSFTAGLETFEAGHSHGGGPVVADLTTAAVSVLGGVLWGLLFGIAVFGMAYYFLEPALPGSGVTKRLALAAAGFLTVSGAPWLVLPPQPPGVEQALPTETRMLWYGGTMVVGALVAGCCGLAYRRTADRRTPVTLAATALPLALLAVPVALAPGNPVSGPVPAALAAAYRWTVVFGQLGLWATIATVHSWLGDPDLATAEPSYSATAD, from the coding sequence ATGCCGACTGATTACCTCACTCGCGGCGCGCTCGCGGGGACCGCCGGCGGGCTCGCCTACGGCCTGTTCATGGCAACCGTCGGCAACAGCTTCACCGCCGGGCTGGAGACGTTCGAGGCCGGTCACAGCCACGGCGGTGGTCCCGTCGTCGCCGACCTGACGACGGCGGCGGTGAGCGTCCTCGGCGGCGTCCTCTGGGGCCTGTTGTTCGGTATCGCCGTCTTCGGGATGGCGTACTACTTTCTGGAGCCCGCACTCCCCGGCAGCGGCGTGACGAAGCGACTCGCCCTGGCCGCCGCGGGCTTTCTCACCGTCTCGGGCGCTCCCTGGCTCGTCCTCCCGCCACAGCCGCCGGGCGTCGAGCAGGCGCTCCCGACGGAGACGCGCATGCTCTGGTACGGCGGGACGATGGTCGTCGGCGCGCTCGTCGCCGGCTGTTGCGGGCTGGCCTACCGCCGGACGGCCGACCGGCGAACGCCCGTCACCCTCGCCGCGACGGCGCTCCCGCTGGCACTGCTCGCCGTGCCGGTCGCGCTCGCGCCCGGCAACCCCGTGAGCGGGCCGGTGCCCGCAGCGCTCGCAGCCGCCTACCGCTGGACCGTCGTCTTCGGCCAGCTCGGTCTGTGGGCGACCATCGCCACCGTCCACAGCTGGCTCGGCGACCCCGACCTCGCGACGGCGGAGCCGTCCTACTCGGCGACCGCTGACTGA
- a CDS encoding CbtB domain-containing protein produces MQAETDTVSRRVDIATRSLSGTQMALGLALVAALGFTLLFVQDPMVHDSLHNFRHGAGITCH; encoded by the coding sequence GAGACCGACACCGTCAGCCGTCGAGTCGACATCGCGACACGCAGCCTCTCGGGCACGCAGATGGCCCTCGGGCTCGCGCTCGTGGCCGCGCTCGGGTTCACGCTCCTGTTCGTTCAGGACCCGATGGTCCACGACTCGCTACACAACTTCCGTCACGGCGCCGGCATCACCTGCCACTGA